The following proteins are encoded in a genomic region of Chiroxiphia lanceolata isolate bChiLan1 chromosome 18, bChiLan1.pri, whole genome shotgun sequence:
- the GLTP gene encoding glycolipid transfer protein, whose amino-acid sequence MALLLEHEFKPLPADKQIETLPFLEAVAHLPPFFDCLGTPIVYSPVKADLTGNIKKIRAVYDSNPAKFKTLQNILEVEKELHGSAWPKTGATLALMWLKRGLKFMLVLLQSISDGERDEEHPNLIRVNAMKAYEIALKKYHGWMLQKLFTGSVYALPYKSDLLKALEKGREVKEEESIEKIHQFLTRVTPILDAIYEMYTKMNAELSYKA is encoded by the exons ATGGCGCTTCTGCTGGAACACGAGTTCAAGCCGCTGCCGGCTGACAAGCAGATCGAGACCTTGCCCTTCCTGGAGGCCGTGGCGCACCTGCCGCCGTTCTTCG ATTGCCTGGGGACTCCCATCGTCTACTCGCCGGTCAAAGCAGACCTGACTGGAAATATCAAG AAAATCCGGGCCGTTTATGACTCCAACCCTGCCAAGTTCAAAACGCTACAGAACATCCTGGAGGTGGAGAAGGAGCTGCACGGCTCAGCCTGGCCCAAGACGGGCGCGACACTGGCGCTGATGTGGTTGAAAAG GGGCCTGAAATTCATGCTGGTGTTGCTGCAGAGCATCTCCGATGGCGAACGGGATGAGGAGCATCCCAACCTCATCCGAGTGAACGCCATGAAGGCTTATGAGATCGCACTGAAGAAATACCATGGCTGGATGCTGCAGAAGCTCTTCACG GGCTCAGTCTACGCTCTTCCCTACAAATCCGATCTGCTGAAGGCCTTGGAGAAGGGTAGAGAAgtaaaggaggaggaaagcataGAAAAAATCCATCAATTTCTCACGAGGGTCACCCCAATCCTGGATGCAATTTATGAGATGTACACGAAGATGAACGCTGAGCTGAGCTACAAAGCCTAA